A window from Triticum aestivum cultivar Chinese Spring chromosome 6D, IWGSC CS RefSeq v2.1, whole genome shotgun sequence encodes these proteins:
- the LOC123143934 gene encoding receptor-like protein 19 translates to MRSSASCNAVSWYIYGPKYLVRGSKQACSSSSSAMASQLKNLLFVSATFPLLLLLLCMASAISPEGEALLRWKSTLLNSTSLSSWSHANPTCYWHGVTCDSAGHVTLLRLHACDLKGTLDALYSPAFQNLTGIDLYYNNIFGVIPVNISLFLTLTSLDLSWNNLVGDIPYQLSNLPKIVELDLGNNHLTNPDHTKFSPMPTLSLLSLNSNNLHGTFPQFILNRTNVWLVQLDLSSNSFTGSIPTTLPDIAPNLRLIDLSSNMFFGCIPQSLSKLARIESLYLQENNLTGGIPKGLSNLTNLGNMDLSRNILSGELPPSFSRMNKMQTFQVGNNHHLSGSIPLEWFSNWTLLRTFDVANNNLVGSIPPEITRWEVIDTLVLRGNCFIGKVRAELGYLPNLYALDLSSNNLTGTIPLEFGSLSYLQILDLSNNLLEGEIPGILSLLPLTDTLLSGNKFTGIADNNFCELPNLKLLDLSKNLISGAVPGCFWNIPVTYMDLSSNAFAGEVTASTVDFSQLDSVDLSNNKLTGCFPSVLKNLELLEFLDLGDNMFSGKIPSWIGASLSMLRILRLRSNMFHGSIPCEVSQLSDLQLLDLAGNNLTGHIPVSFANFNYTIMTKPELEHNSGPMEMVDSFLPHYSDQVDIIWKGRDYTYSRKIMLMTGIDLSSNYLSGEIPAELLNLGAIRFLNLSRNNLSGAIPSNIGNLKDVESLDLSWNELSGPIPPSMSHLMFLSSLNLSNNLLSGEIPSGNQLQTLDDPTIYSNNLGLCGVPLSIPCKNGSSSTTALDGAKEDHRQLETLWLYYSVIAGTVFGFWIWFGTLFFWSIWRVTFFSCIDAMQQKFMQKMKRT, encoded by the coding sequence AAATACCTAGTTCGTGGAAGCAAACAAGCGTGCAGTTCATCTAGTTCAGCGATGGCATCCCAACTCAAAAATCTTCTGTTTGTCTCAGCCACTTTTCCTCTTCTCCTGCTGCTGCTATGCATGGCCAGTGCAATCAGCCCCGAAGGAGAAGCGCTCCTCCGATGGAAATCGACTTTGCTCAACTCCACCTCTCTGTCCTCATGGTCGCATGCCAACCCGACCTGCTATTGGCACGGCGTCACCTGTGATTCAGCCGGTCATGTTACTCTGCTCCGTCTTCATGCATGCGACCTCAAAGGTACACTAGATGCCTTGTACTCTCCTGCATTCCAGAACCTCACAGGGATTGATCTCTACTACAATAACATTTTCGGTGTCATCCCGGTAAATATCTCTTTGTTTCTCACCCTCACAAGTCTGGATTTGAGCTGGAATAATCTTGTTGGTGACATCCCCTACCAGCTCAGCAATCTCCCAAAGATTGTTGAGTTAGATTTGGGAAATAACCACTTGACCAACCCAGACCATACCAAGTTCTCGCCTATGCCCACTTTGTCGCTATTGTCTCTAAATAGCAACAATCTACATGGCACCTTTCCACAGTTCATCCTCAACCGTACCAACGTTTGGTTGGTACAACTTGACCTATCAAGTAACTCCTTCACGGGTTCGATACCGACGACCCTGCCAGATATAGCACCAAATTTAAGGCTCATTGATCTATCCTCCAACATGTTCTTCGGGTGCATACCACAGTCGCTCTCCAAACTTGCAAGGATTGAAAGCCTCTATCTCCAGGAGAACAATCTTACTGGAGGAATCCCAAAGGGGCTCAGTAACCTAACTAATCTGGGAAACATGGACCTGTCAAGGAACATACTCTCTGGAGAGTTGCCACCGTCTTTTTCTAGGATGAATAAAATGCAAACGTTTCAAGTGGGGAACAACCACCATCTCAGCGGCAGCATCCCATTGGAATGGTTCTCAAACTGGACCTTGCTCCGTACTTTTGATGTGGCAAACAACAACTTGGTCGGGAGCATCCCACCGGAAATCACTAGGTGGGAGGTAATAGACACACTGGTCCTCCGTGGCAACTGCTTCATCGGAAAGGTCCGTGCAGAGCTAGGATATCTCCCCAACCTTTATGCACTGGACCTATCCAGTAATAACCTTACTGGTACAATACCATTGGAGTTTGGTAGTTTGTCTTATTTACAAATCCTTGACCTCAGCAACAACCTCTTGGAGGGAGAGATTCCAGGAATCTTGTCGCTCCTTCCTCTCACTGATACACTCCTGTCTGGAAACAAGTTCACGGGCATCGCCGACAATAATTTTTGTGAGCTACCTAATCTAAAACTATTGGACTTGTCGAAGAATCTCATATCTGGAGCGGTCCCTGGTTGTTTTTGGAACATACCTGTTACATACATGGATTTGTCAAGCAATGCCTTTGCTGGAGAAGTTACAGCCTCGACGGTTGACTTTTCTCAACTAGATTCAGTAGATCTATCAAACAACAAGTTGACAGGCTGCTTTCCATCTGTTCTGAAGAACTTAGAACTCCTGGAATTTTTGGATCTTGGAGACAATATGTTTTCAGGCAAAATTCCTTCATGGATAGGAGCTAGCCTCTCTATGCTAAGAATTCTCCGGCTGCGGTCAAATATGTTTCATGGAAGTATTCCTTGCGAGGTATCACAACTCTCTGATCTCCAGTTGCTTGACCTTGCTGGCAACAATCTTACAGGTCACATACCTGTAAGTTTTGCTAACTTTAATTACACAATCATGACAAAGCCAGAACTGGAACATAATAGCGGGCCCATGGAGATGGTTGACAGCTTTCTGCCTCACTACAGTGACCAGGTTGACATAATCTGGAAGGGGCGTGATTATACTTACAGTAGGAAAATTATGCTTATGACTGGTATTGATCTATCAAGCAACTACCTTTCTGGTGAGATCCCTGCAGAATTGCTGAATCTTGGAGCCATTCGGTTCCTGAACCTGTCAAGAAATAATTTATCTGGTGCTATCCCAAGTAACATTGGTAACTTGAAAGATGTCGAGTCCCTTGACCTCTCCTGGAACGAGCTCTCAGGTCCTATTCCTCCAAGCATGTCACATCTGATGTTCCTCAGCTCTCTTAATCTCTCCAACAATCTTCTATCGGGAGAGATACCTTCAGGAAATCAGCTACAAACACTCGATGACCCCACCATCTATAGCAACAACCTTGGACTATGTGGTGTCCCTCTGAGCATTCCATGTAAAAACGGCTCGAGTTCTACAACAGCACTGGATGGGGCCAAGGAAGACCACCGTCAACTTGAAACCCTGTGGCTGTACTACTCAGTCATTGCTGGAACTGTCTTTGGTTTCTGGATATGGTTTGGAACATTGTTTTTCTGGAGCATCTGGAGGGTTACGTTCTTCAGTTGCATCGATGCCATGCAGCAGAAGTTTATGCAGAAGATGAAGCGTACTTGA